From Malaya genurostris strain Urasoe2022 chromosome 2, Malgen_1.1, whole genome shotgun sequence:
catgttttctttttgttttttttttcatttctacaTAACCTCAACATGTTGTGCAAGTGATCTAGATATTCCctagttgccaaaattacgcGCTTGATAAACCCTTGCATGCCCATAGAGAtaatattaaatttaattttttctcatcTTTTCCAATTGTTTAGTTTTTACCCCTTATTCCTAATATATTGCTATCAGTATCAGTTGATTGAAAAATATAGTCGGATAGTCTTCTATACTTTTTCCACCTTGATGTTAATTTGTATACTTTTTTCAACTGTATGCCCTATCTGGTTGAGCATGTTCGGATGTTTTACTATTATGTCTCAAACTACAATCTAAAAGATGTTCTCTAATTTGTAATTTTACTCATCAAAGACTCTGGTACCATCAGTCAACTTAGCGACGCAAATAGCGAGAACACTCAACTGTTCGCCAATTCAGGAAACTGCCCTTTCGTTAGCTCTACTTCACTCGTCGCACCCGGAAACGGTACTCAGTGCGGAAGCTCTCGGACGTAGTTGTTTGGGTGAGCTGATTCAGTCCTACATCGATTTAGGTAAGTAAAAAGTTTCCTGTAAGTGTCATAATTGGATTGCTTATAATTGTATATTTGTTTTCGGTAGAACCCAGCCAGCCGAATCAGGAAGGAAGTCTAAACGACTTGTCACCTGAGGTCCTGCAGCACATTCTGTCGCTTATCTCTCACGAAAAGCATCGGGAGCTTGGCTTGTCGGATACTACTTACGGCAAGTTTGTGCAGCAGCTGTGCCGCGATTTTCCGCGAGATCGAGTTCCATTGATACTAGCACCGTTGCTTTACCAGGAGGATTCGGAAATCTCTGCCGAATCAGTCAAACTGAACTCGCAGGCCCTGCTGCGTTCGTCTGTGATGGACACGGCTTGGGGCAGTTTGGTGATGGAAATTGGTTACACTTTTACGGCCTCATTGGAGGACTGTAAAAATCATCTACTCAAAGTAGGTGGAAGAGAAATTTCGGCCCAGGATGTAGCCAAAATAATCTCGTCGATGTGTTTGACGCATGCGTCTCTTTCGGAGAGTAGCATCAACCTTCCGACTCCCAGCAGTTTTTGGCCTCAGGGAAACGATCCGGGAGGAAAAGGGAAAGATGGTCAAGGTGGAGGCACCGGAACGGAGAACAGCACCTGGAAACCGGAGATTTTTGTACAGGCTCTTAAGGAAGTTGTTCCCGGATTAAATTGGAAAGATGTTTGCCTGGCTCTAGATCATCCCGAGTTTCTTATCAAGGATCGAGCCGGACTTTCGTTGCTGCTGTCGATTGTGAAAATGGGAATCCAAACAAGCGGTTTGGGACAACATTTTCCCGTAGAATGTATCTATCAGCGGTGGACAAACGTGGAGGGCCAGCTGTCGTTGATCACCATGATTTTAAAGTGTCCTGATTTGTACTCGTTCGCAGACCACATTTACACGAGTGTTTCGGTAGATTTACTCAAAACACCACCAGAAACGGATAATAAAGAGGTTGCTTCGTGGATGTCCCTCCATCTGGTCGATGTTCTGTTGTACATAGCCGACAACGGGTTCCATAACCCGGTTGTAGACATATTCAAAATACCGATCCAACTGTGCCCGGATATAATATTTATGGCGCTTTTACAGATAAACCCACCTGTCACTGTTACGCGCCAGGAATTGTTCACGACATTGATTCCGATTTTCCTGGGAAATCACCCGAATTCCGGAACCATTCTTCACCACGCTTGGAACAACACCAACTTCAATCCCTCGTTGAGACACATCATTCTACACTCAATGAGTGAGTGGTATCTACGTGGGGAAAATGACCAATCGCGTCTGTCTCGCATTCTGGATGTAGCCCAAGATTTGAAAGCCTTGTCCAATTTATTGAACGTTAGACAGTTTATTTTCATTATTGATTTGGCATGCTTGGCCTCCCGTCGAGAATATCTAAAATTGGAGAAATGGCTTGCCGATAAAATCCGTGAACACGGGGAACCTTTCGTGAAAACCATCATCAAATTTCTACAGCGACGTTGCCCTCAGATTATGGTTGGAAAATTTGCCGATGAACAAATCCCGAAATCAGCTCAGCTTCCACCGGAGACATTAAGCACGATTTTGACTTGCTTGCAGGCATGTGTTGCCAATGTTAGCCCAGATGTGGCGGAGATTATTATGGGAATGGCTCAGTATAATCTGCTGTTGACCAGCAAGACACGCGCACAACAAGCACCCCAACAACAGCAACCGCCTCCACCGGGTGTTTTGAGACCGCATCGTGGGTTAGAGGCCCCGTTCAATGCATCGGCTTTGGGAGGACAGATTTTTCCAGGCCCTTCGGTAGAATCGCTTTCGGGACTAGCGGGCAATATGGCGGGTTTGAATTTGGGTGCCCCCGGAAATAGTGCTTTCAGTTTCGGAAGTGCTCTTGGAAATCTCGTGTCAACTCCGGCATCTCCTTCTAGACTTCTGGCTGGTCCATCGAACAGTCCGTTTCCGCTTATGTCAATGCCCCCGGCGGCACCCGTGGGAAACATTGGTCGTCTACCGCAAACTCCCACCGGAGACAAGCTGACTTTGCCGAATGCAGGACAAACATCCTTTCCGGAGATTGGTTGCCAgcaggtttccaaagaggtggAAGATGAGGCAAACAGCTACTTCCAGCGGATATACAATCACCCACCGCACAATAATTTGTCCATCGATGAAGTGCTAGATATGTTACAGCGATTTAAGGATTCACCAATCCGTCGCGAATGCGATGTCTATCAGTGCATGCTACGCAACCTGTTCGAAGAGTACAAGTTTTTCCCTCAGTACCCGGATAAGGAGCTGCAGATTACTGCCCAGCTGTTCGGAGGAATGGTCGAAAGAAACCTGGTCACCACGTATGTTGCTCTAGGTCTGGCACTTCGCTGTGTGCTTGATGCTCTCAAGAAACAGGAAGGATCCAAAATGTACTATTTTGGCATTACCGCATTGGATCGTTTCAAGAACAAACTTCATCTGTATCCAAAATACTGCGAATACGTTCATTCAATTCCACACTTCGATCAGTTTCCACCACATTTGATCGAGTACATCGAATATGGAGCCCAAGGGCAGGAACCACCGAACAAAACTCTTGGACCAGGACCACTACCGGCATCTATCACACAGCTTTTGCCCGGTCCATCTGTCATACCCGGCGGAAACCCGCTCTATCGCAGTAATTCCGTAACGGGAACTAGCAATCTGACGGCAGCTGCCCCTCCGGCACCGGCTAAAGTTAATCTAGGGGCACCGCTGACGAACTCTTCACAACCACCGCGTGTCAAATCCATTGCCAATGCCACCAACATCGATACGCTGCTGGTAGCCACTCAGGATGGCGAAGAAAAGATCATCACCCCACCGGACACGATGCAGGATAAAACTGCCTTCATCTTCAATAATCTCAGTCAGATTAACCTTCAGCAAAAGTGCGAAGAAATTAAGGATATCATTCAAAAAGATTACCACGCTTGGTTGGCGCAGTACTTGGTGCTGAAGAGAGCTTCCATCGAAGTCAATTTTCATGTATTGTATTCGAACTTCCTGGATGCTCTTAAAATATCCGATATTAACAAGCTAGTGACGAAAGAAACGTTCCGTAACATTAAAGTACTGCTACGATCCGATAAGGGAATTGCTAACTTTTCCGACCGGAGCTTGCTGAAGAACCTGGGTCACTGGCTTGGAATGATGACTCTGGGTaggaacaaaccgattctgcaATTGGACATCGATATGAAATCGCTACTGGTGGAAGCCTACAACAAAGGACAACAGGAGTTACTGTATGTGGTACCATTCGTGGCAAAGGTGCTTGAATCGTGCGCTAAAAGTAAGGTTTTCAAACCACCAAACCCATGGACGATGGCCATTATGAATGTGCTGGCCGAGTTACACCAAGAGCCGGACCTTAAGCTGAATCTCAAATTTGAGATAGAAGTTCTGTGCAAGAATCTAAACATTGATGTTTCCGATTTGAAACCGGCGGTGTATTTGAAAGATCCTGAACGCGCTCAAAACATAGAATATCAACTCTCCCAGCCGAAATTAGCTAAGGAAATGCAACCGATGGCTGTGATGCAGCAGGTTACAGAGGAAATGGTTTCCGCCGGACCATCGGGATCACCGGCCATTCCTGCTATGGATCCATCGCTGGCCGTCACTGGTCCCCCGGAGCCACGCTTCCATTACTCAGATATCAACATTGCCAGTTTCGCCTGTATCAACCAACACGTCACCTACTCACCAAACATCGCCCTTCTGCACACTCACCCTCATCTGAAACAAATTGTGAAAACTGCCTTGGAACGAACCATCACTGATTGGATCACTCCGGTTGTGGAGCGAAGTGTCAAAATCGCTTCCAAAACATGCGAGCAGATCATCAAAAAAGATTTTGCTCTCGATTCCGATGAGCAGCGGATGCGTACGGCATCCCACAATTTGGCCCGCAACCTGGCAGCCGGTATGGCTATGATCACCTGCCGCGATCAGTTGATGCAAAACATTCAGACCAATATTAAAACTGCCTTCATGACAACGCTCAGTCCGGCACAGAAGGATGTGGCGGAAATTGCGGCCAATCAGTTAGCCGCCGACAATATGGAGCTGGTATCGGCATTTATACAGAAAACAGCCATCGAAAAAGTGGTTCCGGAAATGGATAAACTGCTGGCGACGGAATATGATATGCGCAAAATCGCTCGCCAGGAAGGTCGCCGCTACTGTGATGCCAGTGTGCTGACATATCAGGCTGAGCGGATGCCGGAACGGATTCGGTTGAGCGTGGGAGGAGTTTCGCTGAGTCAGTTGGCGGTGTATGAAGAGTTCGCTAGAAATATTCCCGGTTTCCAACCGATTACCGATCGCGATAATGCGTTGTTTGCACCGAAATTAGTGGTGAGTGATcgatttattgtttttgataaGGCTTGCTTCTTAAATATGTCTATTTTATCAGGACCCGATACCACAACAACAGGTGCCACAATTTGCAATTTCTGCAGCCGCTCTGGCAGCTGTCACACCAGATGAGATTGGAGCGCTGTATGATGAATTGGGTAGCAAAATGGATGCGTTCATCAACAGTGCAGTGAATGTACCACAGTTACAGGTGAGTCTCGGTAAATATAGCCATCAAATTATAATGGAAAACTATAAACACCAGccctatggggttgttcgagctattgatgtggaacaagacaaCCGAAATTTTAATTGATAGTTTCTATTAAACAGTCATCGTAATACTTAATTTTGAATGTGCGCTTGATTTGCTCGAATATTGTGCGTGACACAAAGCTGCTAGTTTTCGTGCGAAAATTAAAACATCGAACGCGCGAACCAAGAACAAACACTTTGTTCACCTTGCTTTGTACAGGTCttttttacacgattttttcacgtcgatttccgaagttacgttgaCTTATTTTTGTGTGTTTGCTTGAACCcctgttgctaagtgcgaaccagtttcgtgaaaaatgtttgtttgatgaaaaaaaaaattataccggCTCCACGTTGTTTTTTGTGTTTAGCTCCGAATTAGTGCGTTTTTTCACGTGGATTTCTGAAACTACGCGTTTTTTCTCAAATTCCCGAAGGTACACGAAGGagacacggatttccgaagtgatgtagtttttacgtggatttccgaatttACGCGGTCTTTTATGCGGTTTGGTTTTTGTTCTGTTTCCGCTGATTTCCAAAATTACGCGGTTTCTTTGACACAGATTTCCGAAGCTTTccattttttacacggatttccgaatttacacggttttgtttttgcGTTGTTTCTCTTTACGCAATTTTTCTAACGcagatttccgattttttttacgaGGATTTAATTTTATGCGGCCTTTTTGTACACTTTTTCACGCGGAATTCTGAAGTCACGCGGTTTTTTCATGCGGATTTTTGAACTTGcgtggattttcgaagttgCGCGGTTTTCCGATGTTGCGCGTCTGTTTTCTCAcgcggattttttttaaattatttattttctcaaaattatGAGGTTTGTTTCACGGACTTTCAAAGTGACGTTTTTTTtaacggatttctgaagttacacgGTTTTATGTTTGTGCTGTTTTTTCTTATTTCCAAAACTACGCGGTTTCTTTTACACAATTTTAGGAAGCTTTGCatatacgcggatttccgaagcaacACGGTTAGGTTTTGTGTTGTTTCTTTtacgtaattttttttacgaagatttccgaagttgcgctgtttttacgcgaatttttagagttttgTGGATTTATTTTTGCGCGGGAAACATACGATTTTTTATGGAGATTGCTGAAGTCAAGTGATTTTTTAGACAAATTTCTGATAttgcgcggattttcgaagttacgcagaTTTCCAATATTATGCGTCTTTTATCGTTTCGAATTCCTGAAGTTACGCGTCTTTTACGCGGATTGCGGAAGTCACACGGTTTCTTTTACACGGATATCCGAAGTAACGCTGTTTTTCACACAGATTTCCAGAAAATTACGTGGTTTTATATTTGTGCTAATTTATTTTATGCGTTTTCCAAAATTACGCGGTTCCTTTAATACGAATTCCCGAAGCTGCGcgggtttccgaagttacgctgtTTTATGTTCATGCTTTTCATTTTTGTTAATTTCACGTGGATTTACGAAGTTATGCGGCTTTTTCTACACGAATTCCCGTAACTTCGTGTCGTATCgcgttttgtctttctcatatagaaaggttatgcaataactGTGACAACTGACTTTCGAACCAGGCCCGTATGGGCGAGTGTCacttaccattcgactcagttcgtcgagtacaaaaaaaaaatgaaaagtgcactcgattttctcaaagaccgctctacaaattttctcaaacttaggttcaaatgaatggtctcacgATCTCATACAACCTTATCAAATTTAattcggatacgacttccggttcaggaattacaggctgaaaaatataaaatttttattttcaaatacgtgtttttatacacaacattgaaaaatcgagcaaaatatttttaactAGCCGTAGAATTCTTCAATTGAACaggtttggttagttgatgaaatacattgattttggtaTACCGGATTTTCGTTCGATCGTATACTCCAAACCGCAAAACACTCCAATTTTTCAGAGACGGCTCACCcgatttttttacaaacttatattcaaatcaaaggtattATGTTTTTATAAGTAAGTGCAGCATTttgttcggatccgacttttggttccggaaatacaggcttACAGTGGGTATGAATTTGCAACCGGATTTATTTTTATGTGTGCATTTTTTTGGtacgcgttttttacgcggtttttcatGAGAATTTTCGAAGCAGcgcgtttttttttcgcgtggATTTCAACACGGTTTTttattacgcggatttccgaagttacgcggttcccGAGGTTACGCATTTTTTATGCGGGTTTATTTATGTGAGTTTCTGTTAACGAGATTTCTTACTCGGATTTCAGAAGCTTCGCGTTCTTTTAGGCGGATTCCCgaagttacacgtttttttttgtattggtttTTTTACGCAGTTGCTctaacgcagatttccgaagttacgcctcTTTTTCGCGGATTTAATTTTGTGCGacctttttacgcagatttctaaAGTCACTCGGTTTTATTTTTGTgctgtttctttttacgtggatttccaaaataccacgTTTATACGAATTTCCGAAGCTTcgtgttttttacgcggatttcacacggtttggaattttcgaagttacgcggattttcgaaattaCACGATTTTCCGATATTGCGCGTCTTTTTTCTCACGCAAATTCTCGAATTTACGCGATTTGTTACGACGATTTCCAAAGCGACGCGGTTTCTTTCacacggatttctgaagttacgcggttttgttTTCGTGTTGTTTCAAATTTCCGAAATTGCGTGTTTGTTTATACGAATTTCCAAAGCTTTGGGGGGGCGAATTTTTGAAGTCACgcgattttttgtgaaattgttttgtatgaaattgcaaccaaaaaactgaaaaatgtaaCTCTCTTCATTTTGTTAGAGACGGCGGAgtagatttttacaaatttagactTAAATGAAAGCttttatggtctcatagactgctattgagtTTTGTTcgaatacgacttccggttccggaacaaccggtatgtcgttttcgcttgatgccaaacctaacacaGTTTCTTGTCAAACCGttttttgaagctagtttcgaacctattttcaacgttgttgaactgaaaatcgagtcaggttcgatcctggtttttatatcaggtttgctcaaacccctgttgctaagtgcgaaccagtttcgtgaaaaatgattgtttgatgaaaaaaaaaaattatagcgTCATGTAGAGCGAAAACGCAAACGAAGTATTCCTATAATCTTggctcaaaactttttataaatGGGAAAGGTTATGCAAGTGTAGGCCCAAAAAAACTTtgttctttttcttattttaaaacgattcaccctGGGTAAATTCAGGTTCCAGGTTTTTCgaatatttgtatttcatttaaacTCGCATGCCCCGCACTAATTTCGCTATAATCTTCATTTATGAAAGTCAGTTAGCCAACAGACAGTCTTAGCTTTGTCCGCTCAAATCGATGCGTAGAAATCATTCCAATCAGTAGGTGATATTAGTGATTggaacaaaattgactgagttgTAAGTGTTAAAAACCTGATcacatttctacatgtatttttcgTTGCGTTTCTTGTTTGtactcctatatagaaaacaaagatgtgttccacataaaaaaacgTAAATGCATTTGCTTCACTCACTACATTTCACATGTTCCATAGGTTCACGTCAACAATATGCACTCGCTGCTGGAGTGCCTGATGCATGCTCGTCGTTCCCGGGAAAATCTAACCGCTTGCAATCTGTTGAACAAAGCCGTTGAAGGTATAATGGAAGGTTTGATGAACATCCCCGATCACATCGAACAGATCAAGTTGTACAGAGACATCCATCTGCGGGTCATGCGTCTACTGCAAGATCCCCGGGCCTTCGGACCAGTTTGGACCAATAAGGCTATAACACGGTATATGCTGGATTGTCGCGAGGAGATTCGTTACAATGTGGAAGCTGTTGATCTGTTGATTTCATCAAACTTTGTCAACATGCCCCAGTACGACATGACACTGATGCAGCTGATGGACAACGGAAGCAACTACGTAGCCGTTGTGTTTGCAATGCAACTGGTTCAAACATACTTCATCGATGAACGTCCGAATTCGGTAATCACGGAGAACGATCTTTTGAACACCATTGATTTGCTGGCTCGGCTGGCTGTGCATTCAAGAGCTCCCGAAGGTTTGGCTCATCTTATTGAAATGTTACGTTCGAATCATGATCCCAATACGTTACTGGTGGATCGTACACTCGCTGGACCGACGTCGTACATCCACTCGGGCATTATTCAGGCCAGGGTTGGTATTGTTAAATTAATTGTTGGTTTGTTGGAAATAATCACTTTGAAACTGTTTCTAGGCTACCGATATCGAAGATCCTCCGGGCTTTGCTGAACGAGCTGAGTATTTGCTGAAAGATTGGATTACAATCTATCACACCCAGGCGGCCGGACGAGATCCAATCAAAGCTTTCAGTATATTCGTGAACAAAATGAACGTGTACGGAATATTGAAGGGAGACGAACCGCTGACCAGATTTTTCCGTCATGCTACACAATGTTGTATAGATTTGACCTACCGGAACATGAATGATCCCAGCTCGAAAACCAAAATTTTCCAATGGATTGACGCCTATGTGCGCTTGATTGCACTGTTGGTGAAACACTCCGGTGAAAGTGGCAACTCAAGCACAAAGCTCAATCTGCTGAACAAGGtaatttttttctcgttttAATAAGCACACTTCCGAATCATATAAAAATCATTACTTAAATTGTCAATACAAGTACGGGGTTTTAAAtgacttgaaaaaatgttacagTTACATTCTAATAATTTGACAATTTTTCGGAAGATCTGATTTTGTTTAAGATGTATTAAGCGGAGAGAATAAATAGATGTTTCGTTCTGTTTCTAGGTGCTGGGAATTGTCGTTGGAATCCTGCTGCAAGATCAGGAAGTGCACGGCACCGCCTTCCAGCAATTGGGCTACCATCGGATTTTCATAATGCTGTTCCTCGAACTGAGTGCGCATGATCCGGTACTGGAAAACATCAGTCTCAGCGTGATTACAGCATTCTGCCACACGTTCCACATTCTGAGACCATCGCTAGCTCCAGGATTCTGCTATTCCTGGTTGGAACTGATTTCGCATCGTGTCTTCATTGGGCGCATTCTGGCTTCGATTCCACAGCAGAAGGGATGGTCCATGTATTCGCAGTTGCTAATCGATCTGTTCAAGTATCTTGCTCCGTTCCTTCGCAATGCGgaactcgccaaacccgttcaaCATCTCTACAAAGGAACACTGAGAGTGCTGCTGGTGCTTTTGCATGATTTCCCAGAATTTCTGTGTGATTATCATTTCGGTTTTTGCGATGTGATTCCTCCGAACTGCATCCAAATGAGAAACCTGATTCTATCTGCATATCCTAGGAACATGCGGCTACCGGATCCGTTTACGCCAAATCTGAAGGTATGATGTATTTGATTTAGGTGCGGATTACTTAGTATAAAATTGCTTCTGATTTTAGGTTGACATGTTGACCGATATCGGTGGTGCTCCACGGATTTTCACGAATTATGCCGCTGCAATCACTCCGAACAGTTTCAAAAAAGATCTGGACTCGTATTTGAAAGCCCGTTCGCCGGTGACATTCCTCTCAGAGCTGCGTAGTAATTTACAAATTTCCAACGAACCCGGATCCAGGTACAACATCCCTCTCATGAATGCCCTTGTTCTGTACGTAGGAACACAAGCAATCGCTCACATTCGGTAAGTCCATTAGGTCGCTTCGCTTCgatgagctttaatttaaaatttgatcAATTCTAAGCAGTTCGAAGAACCTAGGCCCAACGATGGCGACTATCGTGCATAGTGCTCATATGGATATCTTCCAGAATCTTGCCGTGGACCTAGACAACGAAGGTCGTTATCTGTTTTTGAATGCCATTGCTAACCAATTGCGATATCCAAACAGTCATACGCACTACTTCAGCTGTGCGATTTTATACCTTTTCGTTGAAGCCAACTCCGAGGCAATTCAGGTAAGTGAAATTAGCAGGAATAGACAGTTAAGATTCTTTggtcaaattttgaaactggatCGATGGCACTGAATTGTATTTACTCTTTTCAAGCCAAGATAACGGGTGCTtttaggtttgtttttttttcaatattatctgaaagttgttttgacagtgttaAGTGACGTCtccactcagtattgtttgcaaatcatcatgaataggtaAACTTCAGCATAACGCTTCCAAAtcgtaaaaaattatttttaaaatcagtgttcaattcaAACTGTTTAAAGCATTTCGTGAATTTTATGGTGCACATACATAATCTTCCGTCTGAGAGCACCATAAAGAACCTTAATTGCCGAATTTGGATGCCAAACCATCAACAAGAATGAGAACAGTGCGTACAGAAGAAAATATTGCTGTCGTTCAGGCCAGTGTCGAAGGAAATAGCAATTCATCGATCCGTCGTCGTGCGCAAGAAGTTGAACTTTGTCCATCGAATTTATGGAAAATTTTGCCTAGAGAATTGGGTGTACAAAATTCAATTGGTGCAATAATTGAAGCCACACGATCATCGTTTGCGCTTCAAATTCAGTAATTGGTCGGTTAATCAATTGGACTAAGATCCGCCTTTTTATCGCGTTTACCGCTACagtgatgaggcacattttcggttgaatggatacgcaaaACTGCGAtgcgttaccgtgaatggaaatcgatatAGAACCATATTCAATGAATCTTCCATGAACCATGATGctaaatcttcaagatatggatgtggacgaaatgtggtttcaacaggattcCCACGGAAACATTATttaaagaaatggaccggttcGTGTGATTTGACTCCACTCCGTTTTCACATAGGGGCAGTGGTCTTAGGGGGCCCCGGACAGGAccaactaaacaaaaaaaaacagacatttAGTTAGATAGGAGCACGAACACCCATAAATACGTAAAAGCGGCGCTGCTCCACTCGATTATTTTTGTG
This genomic window contains:
- the LOC131428329 gene encoding CCR4-NOT transcription complex subunit 1 isoform X1, whose amino-acid sequence is MNQEPCSNALTQITYLVSNLNKKNLASSSRQLAQLVKDFGLEADRHLLRCLFSAIDFSSTSTGDASVGHSRNSNNNNSSPLQARLLSKELIGLLDKSQLVGNICQAVDDPLPHQRTLVPSVNLATQIARTLNCSPIQETALSLALLHSSHPETVLSAEALGRSCLGELIQSYIDLEPSQPNQEGSLNDLSPEVLQHILSLISHEKHRELGLSDTTYGKFVQQLCRDFPRDRVPLILAPLLYQEDSEISAESVKLNSQALLRSSVMDTAWGSLVMEIGYTFTASLEDCKNHLLKVGGREISAQDVAKIISSMCLTHASLSESSINLPTPSSFWPQGNDPGGKGKDGQGGGTGTENSTWKPEIFVQALKEVVPGLNWKDVCLALDHPEFLIKDRAGLSLLLSIVKMGIQTSGLGQHFPVECIYQRWTNVEGQLSLITMILKCPDLYSFADHIYTSVSVDLLKTPPETDNKEVASWMSLHLVDVLLYIADNGFHNPVVDIFKIPIQLCPDIIFMALLQINPPVTVTRQELFTTLIPIFLGNHPNSGTILHHAWNNTNFNPSLRHIILHSMSEWYLRGENDQSRLSRILDVAQDLKALSNLLNVRQFIFIIDLACLASRREYLKLEKWLADKIREHGEPFVKTIIKFLQRRCPQIMVGKFADEQIPKSAQLPPETLSTILTCLQACVANVSPDVAEIIMGMAQYNLLLTSKTRAQQAPQQQQPPPPGVLRPHRGLEAPFNASALGGQIFPGPSVESLSGLAGNMAGLNLGAPGNSAFSFGSALGNLVSTPASPSRLLAGPSNSPFPLMSMPPAAPVGNIGRLPQTPTGDKLTLPNAGQTSFPEIGCQQVSKEVEDEANSYFQRIYNHPPHNNLSIDEVLDMLQRFKDSPIRRECDVYQCMLRNLFEEYKFFPQYPDKELQITAQLFGGMVERNLVTTYVALGLALRCVLDALKKQEGSKMYYFGITALDRFKNKLHLYPKYCEYVHSIPHFDQFPPHLIEYIEYGAQGQEPPNKTLGPGPLPASITQLLPGPSVIPGGNPLYRSNSVTGTSNLTAAAPPAPAKVNLGAPLTNSSQPPRVKSIANATNIDTLLVATQDGEEKIITPPDTMQDKTAFIFNNLSQINLQQKCEEIKDIIQKDYHAWLAQYLVLKRASIEVNFHVLYSNFLDALKISDINKLVTKETFRNIKVLLRSDKGIANFSDRSLLKNLGHWLGMMTLGRNKPILQLDIDMKSLLVEAYNKGQQELLYVVPFVAKVLESCAKSKVFKPPNPWTMAIMNVLAELHQEPDLKLNLKFEIEVLCKNLNIDVSDLKPAVYLKDPERAQNIEYQLSQPKLAKEMQPMAVMQQVTEEMVSAGPSGSPAIPAMDPSLAVTGPPEPRFHYSDINIASFACINQHVTYSPNIALLHTHPHLKQIVKTALERTITDWITPVVERSVKIASKTCEQIIKKDFALDSDEQRMRTASHNLARNLAAGMAMITCRDQLMQNIQTNIKTAFMTTLSPAQKDVAEIAANQLAADNMELVSAFIQKTAIEKVVPEMDKLLATEYDMRKIARQEGRRYCDASVLTYQAERMPERIRLSVGGVSLSQLAVYEEFARNIPGFQPITDRDNALFAPKLVDPIPQQQVPQFAISAAALAAVTPDEIGALYDELGSKMDAFINSAVNVPQLQVHVNNMHSLLECLMHARRSRENLTACNLLNKAVEGIMEGLMNIPDHIEQIKLYRDIHLRVMRLLQDPRAFGPVWTNKAITRYMLDCREEIRYNVEAVDLLISSNFVNMPQYDMTLMQLMDNGSNYVAVVFAMQLVQTYFIDERPNSVITENDLLNTIDLLARLAVHSRAPEGLAHLIEMLRSNHDPNTLLVDRTLAGPTSYIHSGIIQARATDIEDPPGFAERAEYLLKDWITIYHTQAAGRDPIKAFSIFVNKMNVYGILKGDEPLTRFFRHATQCCIDLTYRNMNDPSSKTKIFQWIDAYVRLIALLVKHSGESGNSSTKLNLLNKVLGIVVGILLQDQEVHGTAFQQLGYHRIFIMLFLELSAHDPVLENISLSVITAFCHTFHILRPSLAPGFCYSWLELISHRVFIGRILASIPQQKGWSMYSQLLIDLFKYLAPFLRNAELAKPVQHLYKGTLRVLLVLLHDFPEFLCDYHFGFCDVIPPNCIQMRNLILSAYPRNMRLPDPFTPNLKVDMLTDIGGAPRIFTNYAAAITPNSFKKDLDSYLKARSPVTFLSELRSNLQISNEPGSRYNIPLMNALVLYVGTQAIAHIRSSKNLGPTMATIVHSAHMDIFQNLAVDLDNEGRYLFLNAIANQLRYPNSHTHYFSCAILYLFVEANSEAIQEQITRVLLERLIVNRPHPWGLLITFIELIKNPAYKFWDHDFVHCAPEIEKLFESVANSCMVVKSKSQQQMPNVESEIAECN